One genomic segment of Profundibacter amoris includes these proteins:
- a CDS encoding 5-aminolevulic acid synthase: MVRALTAAVIIAAGVTQALAGESPFTGKEAKRMLFSPKGGEFIVVQQDFMTDLDVKTLELMADMPEFKAVLYYGAVAASPKQGLAHKATVATANHHSIKAAEAAAIKECNALRGGGPKCLLVAYVVPRKYSEQPLQLSASATTAFKRTYLKGRGAKAMAVSAATGDYAIAKGEGAAETALATCNKAASEKGATDCRVVIQDK; this comes from the coding sequence ATGGTTAGAGCACTTACAGCAGCGGTGATTATCGCAGCGGGAGTCACGCAGGCATTGGCGGGCGAGTCCCCTTTTACCGGCAAAGAGGCCAAGCGGATGCTGTTTTCGCCCAAGGGCGGGGAATTTATAGTGGTGCAGCAGGATTTCATGACGGATCTTGATGTGAAAACCCTGGAACTGATGGCGGATATGCCCGAGTTCAAGGCGGTGCTGTATTACGGGGCTGTTGCGGCTTCGCCCAAACAGGGGTTGGCGCATAAGGCGACTGTTGCGACGGCAAACCACCACAGTATCAAAGCCGCCGAAGCTGCGGCGATTAAGGAATGCAACGCCCTGCGCGGTGGCGGGCCAAAGTGTCTTTTGGTGGCTTATGTTGTGCCACGCAAATACAGCGAACAGCCGTTGCAACTGTCGGCCAGCGCGACCACAGCGTTCAAAAGAACCTATTTGAAAGGACGCGGTGCAAAAGCGATGGCGGTTTCAGCTGCAACCGGTGACTATGCAATCGCCAAAGGCGAAGGTGCTGCCGAAACAGCGCTGGCGACCTGTAACAAGGCGGCATCCGAAAAAGGCGCGACTGACTGTAGGGTTGTAATTCAGGATAAATAG
- a CDS encoding M20/M25/M40 family metallo-hydrolase, which yields MTLDAVLAHIDAELPKATDRLLDLLRIPSISTDPAYKADCDRAADWLVDELNGLGFDASKRPTTGHPMVVAHNDGTGPHVLFYGHYDVQPVDPLELWDTPPFEPALEDTDKGVVIRGRGASDDKGQLMTFVEACRAWKAVTGSLPIRVSIFFEGEEESGSPSLVPFMQQNAKELTADIALICDTGLFESAVPAITTQLRGMVTEDFTIKGAARDLHSGMYGGLAGNPIHILSDIIAKLHDETGHITLEGFYDDVPELSDDIRSQWQNLAFDHAGYLGDVGLSVPAGEQDRTPLEMIWSRPTCEVNGIWGGYTGDGFKTVLPAEASAKISFRLVGQQDPDKIHEAFVKHVKDNLPSDFTVEFTPSRGAPASQMSTDNPAFEKSRQALSDEWPRPAAYVGCGGSIPIAGHFKEVLGMDAMLIGFGKDDDAIHSPNEKYDMESFHKGTRSWARILAALAE from the coding sequence ATGACCCTAGATGCCGTTCTTGCCCATATCGACGCCGAATTGCCCAAAGCCACCGACCGTTTGCTGGATCTGCTGCGCATCCCGTCGATTTCCACCGATCCGGCCTACAAGGCCGATTGCGACCGCGCCGCCGACTGGCTGGTGGATGAATTGAACGGCCTTGGCTTTGACGCCAGCAAACGGCCGACCACAGGGCACCCGATGGTGGTGGCCCATAACGACGGCACCGGCCCGCATGTGCTGTTTTACGGCCACTACGATGTGCAGCCGGTGGACCCGCTGGAGCTGTGGGACACACCACCGTTTGAACCCGCGCTCGAGGACACCGACAAAGGTGTGGTGATCCGTGGCCGTGGCGCGTCCGACGACAAGGGGCAGTTGATGACCTTTGTCGAGGCCTGCCGCGCATGGAAGGCCGTTACCGGCAGCCTGCCGATCAGGGTTTCGATCTTTTTCGAGGGCGAAGAGGAATCCGGCTCGCCCTCGCTGGTGCCGTTCATGCAGCAAAACGCCAAGGAGCTGACCGCCGACATCGCCCTGATCTGCGACACCGGCCTGTTTGAATCCGCTGTCCCCGCCATCACCACCCAATTGCGCGGCATGGTGACCGAGGATTTCACCATCAAGGGTGCGGCGCGCGATCTGCATTCGGGCATGTATGGCGGGCTGGCGGGCAATCCGATCCATATTCTGTCCGACATCATCGCCAAACTTCATGATGAAACCGGCCATATCACGCTGGAGGGGTTCTATGACGATGTGCCCGAACTGTCTGACGACATCCGCAGCCAGTGGCAAAATCTGGCCTTTGACCACGCCGGCTATCTGGGCGATGTGGGGCTGTCCGTGCCAGCGGGCGAACAGGACCGCACACCGCTGGAAATGATCTGGTCGCGCCCAACTTGCGAAGTGAACGGGATCTGGGGCGGCTATACCGGTGACGGGTTCAAAACCGTTCTGCCGGCCGAAGCCAGCGCCAAGATCAGTTTCCGCCTTGTCGGCCAGCAGGACCCCGACAAAATCCACGAGGCCTTTGTGAAACATGTAAAGGACAACCTGCCGTCTGATTTCACCGTCGAATTCACCCCCAGCCGCGGCGCTCCGGCCTCGCAGATGTCGACCGACAATCCGGCTTTCGAAAAATCCCGTCAGGCTCTGTCCGATGAATGGCCCCGCCCCGCCGCCTATGTGGGCTGTGGCGGGTCAATCCCGATTGCAGGACATTTCAAAGAGGTGTTGGGCATGGATGCCATGCTGATCGGTTTTGGCAAGGATGACGATGCGATCCATTCCCCGAACGAGAAATACGACATGGAGAGTTTCCACAAGGGCACGCGCAGCTGGGCGCGGATTTTGGCGGCTTTGGCAGAGTAA
- a CDS encoding RND transporter, whose product MLEQLPLSYAVIAAATLGLAPFVPEPHIWEKIKMLKAGTLKRPLDWFDLLLHTAPFVVLAAKLGQMAING is encoded by the coding sequence ATGCTGGAACAACTGCCGTTATCCTATGCGGTGATCGCGGCGGCCACTTTGGGGCTGGCCCCTTTCGTGCCCGAGCCGCACATCTGGGAAAAGATCAAGATGCTGAAAGCGGGCACATTGAAACGCCCGCTGGACTGGTTTGATCTGCTATTGCACACGGCACCGTTTGTGGTGCTGGCGGCCAAGCTGGGGCAGATGGCTATCAACGGTTAA
- a CDS encoding RND transporter, giving the protein MSFLDNISWPTLIMVALLLGLAPFVPEPHVLEKLRMLMAGELSKPMDIFDLVMHGAPWVLVLAKLARMGARKGKE; this is encoded by the coding sequence ATGTCATTTCTTGACAATATTTCTTGGCCCACCCTGATTATGGTGGCATTGCTGCTGGGTTTGGCCCCGTTCGTGCCCGAACCGCATGTGCTGGAAAAACTGCGGATGCTGATGGCCGGGGAATTGTCCAAACCGATGGATATTTTCGATCTGGTGATGCATGGTGCCCCGTGGGTACTGGTGCTGGCCAAACTGGCGCGTATGGGCGCGCGCAAGGGGAAGGAATAA
- a CDS encoding HU family DNA-binding protein: MATQGSKTPPRKPAPRKTAPAKPAAKPAAAAKAAEVPVLRKKELIERVVARSGVKKKDAKPAIEAMLAVLGEALAAGEELNLQPLGKVMVKKTKELANAKMMVCRIRQRNAVEDDKVVKIPT, from the coding sequence ATGGCAACCCAAGGCAGTAAAACACCGCCCCGCAAACCCGCCCCGCGTAAGACAGCCCCTGCTAAACCGGCTGCAAAACCGGCCGCAGCCGCCAAAGCTGCCGAGGTTCCGGTGCTGCGCAAGAAGGAACTGATCGAGCGGGTCGTCGCGCGCTCGGGTGTGAAAAAGAAAGACGCCAAGCCTGCAATCGAGGCCATGCTGGCGGTTCTGGGCGAAGCCCTGGCGGCGGGCGAGGAATTGAACCTGCAACCACTGGGCAAGGTGATGGTGAAAAAGACCAAAGAGCTGGCCAACGCAAAGATGATGGTCTGCCGAATTCGCCAGCGCAACGCTGTGGAGGATGACAAAGTGGTGAAAATCCCGACCTGA
- the lon gene encoding endopeptidase La — translation MTEHLSTSYPVLPLRDIVVFPHMIVPLFVGREKSVKALEEVMVDDKQILLSSQIDPSQDDPESDGIYNIGVLANVLQLLKLPDGTVKVLVEGRKRVRITDYLDNPDYFEAHAEELEETLGDEATVEALVRSVGSEFERYAKIKKNVPEEALSAVADAVESDKLSDLVAGHLGIEVDQKQELLETLNVAERLEKIYGLMQGEMSVLKVEKKIKTRVKSQMERTQREYYLNEQMKAIQKELGDGEDGNNEITELEERIAQTKLSKEALEKANAELKKLKNMSPMSAEATVVRNYLDWMLSIPWGKRSRVKKDLNAAQKVLDDDHYSLEKVKERIVEYLAVGQRSRKLKGPILCLVGPPGVGKTSLGKSVARATGREFIRISLGGVRDESEIRGHRRTYIGSMPGKIIQALKKAKTTNPLILLDEIDKMGQDFRGDPASAMLEVLDPEQNSTFVDHYLEVEYDLSDVMFLTTANSYNMPSPLLDRMEIIPLSGYTEDEKREIAKRHLIEKQIKGHGLKKGEFELTDAALTEIIRTYTREAGVRNLEREIAKLARKAVTKIVRGDEEKVVITPENLEEYLGVKRFRYGLAEEKDHVGVVTGLAWTSVGGELLSIEALKLPGKGRMKTTGKLGDVMKESIDAASSFVRSISPQIGVKPTMFEKIDIHVHVPEGATPKDGPSAGVGMVTSIVSVLTGIAVKKDIAMTGEVTLRGNVLPIGGLKEKLLAALRGGIKTVLIPKENEKDLVEIPDNVKEGLTIIPVEHVSEVLKHALVKQPEPIEWDEAAEEAAAAKAALATKAGDAGATAH, via the coding sequence ATGACCGAGCATTTAAGCACATCCTACCCCGTACTGCCCTTGCGCGATATTGTGGTGTTCCCGCATATGATCGTGCCGCTGTTCGTGGGTCGTGAAAAATCCGTCAAAGCCCTGGAAGAGGTGATGGTGGATGACAAACAAATCCTGCTGTCCAGCCAGATTGACCCCTCGCAGGACGATCCGGAATCGGACGGCATATACAACATTGGCGTTCTGGCCAATGTGCTGCAACTGCTGAAACTGCCCGACGGCACCGTCAAGGTGCTGGTCGAAGGGCGTAAACGCGTGCGGATCACCGATTATCTGGACAACCCCGATTATTTCGAGGCCCACGCCGAGGAACTGGAAGAAACACTGGGCGACGAGGCCACGGTCGAGGCGCTGGTGCGTTCTGTCGGCTCTGAATTCGAGCGCTATGCCAAGATCAAGAAGAACGTGCCCGAAGAGGCCCTGTCGGCTGTGGCCGATGCGGTCGAAAGTGACAAGCTGTCCGATCTGGTGGCCGGTCATCTGGGCATCGAGGTTGACCAAAAGCAGGAGCTTTTGGAGACTCTGAACGTGGCCGAACGGCTGGAGAAGATTTACGGCCTGATGCAAGGCGAAATGTCGGTGCTGAAGGTCGAGAAAAAGATCAAGACCCGCGTCAAAAGCCAGATGGAGCGCACCCAGCGCGAATATTATCTGAACGAGCAGATGAAGGCCATTCAGAAGGAACTGGGCGACGGCGAGGACGGCAACAACGAAATCACCGAGCTGGAAGAGCGCATCGCACAGACCAAGCTGAGCAAAGAGGCGCTGGAAAAAGCCAATGCCGAGCTGAAAAAGCTGAAAAACATGTCGCCGATGTCGGCCGAGGCCACCGTGGTGCGCAATTATCTGGACTGGATGTTGTCGATCCCGTGGGGCAAGCGTAGCCGTGTGAAAAAAGATCTGAACGCGGCGCAAAAGGTGCTGGATGACGATCACTACAGCCTTGAAAAGGTCAAGGAACGGATTGTGGAATATCTGGCCGTTGGTCAGCGTTCACGCAAGCTGAAGGGACCGATCCTGTGTCTGGTCGGACCTCCGGGCGTGGGTAAAACCAGCCTTGGCAAATCCGTGGCCCGTGCCACGGGACGCGAATTCATTCGCATCAGCCTTGGCGGCGTGCGGGACGAATCCGAAATTCGCGGCCATCGCCGCACCTATATCGGATCAATGCCCGGCAAGATTATTCAGGCGCTGAAAAAGGCCAAAACCACCAATCCGCTGATCCTGCTCGATGAAATCGACAAGATGGGGCAGGATTTCCGTGGCGACCCGGCATCTGCGATGCTCGAGGTTCTGGACCCCGAACAAAACAGCACCTTTGTCGATCATTATCTCGAGGTCGAATATGACCTGTCGGATGTGATGTTCCTGACCACGGCGAACAGCTATAACATGCCAAGCCCGCTGCTGGACCGGATGGAGATCATCCCGCTGTCGGGTTACACCGAGGACGAAAAGCGCGAGATCGCCAAGCGGCATCTGATCGAAAAGCAGATCAAGGGCCACGGCTTGAAAAAGGGCGAATTCGAGCTGACGGACGCGGCGCTGACCGAAATCATCCGCACCTACACCCGCGAGGCCGGTGTGCGGAACCTTGAGCGCGAGATCGCCAAACTGGCGCGTAAAGCCGTGACCAAGATCGTGCGCGGGGACGAGGAAAAGGTGGTGATCACCCCCGAGAACCTCGAGGAATATCTGGGCGTCAAACGGTTCCGCTATGGTCTGGCCGAGGAAAAGGACCACGTTGGCGTGGTCACCGGTCTGGCGTGGACATCTGTTGGCGGTGAACTGCTGTCGATCGAGGCGCTGAAACTGCCCGGCAAGGGGCGGATGAAAACCACCGGCAAGCTGGGCGATGTGATGAAAGAAAGCATCGATGCGGCATCTTCGTTTGTGCGTTCGATCAGCCCGCAAATCGGGGTGAAACCGACGATGTTTGAAAAGATCGATATCCACGTCCACGTTCCCGAAGGCGCGACCCCAAAGGACGGGCCAAGCGCCGGTGTGGGCATGGTGACATCCATCGTATCGGTTCTGACGGGCATTGCGGTGAAGAAAGACATCGCCATGACCGGCGAGGTTACCTTGCGCGGCAATGTGCTGCCGATTGGCGGCTTGAAAGAAAAGCTGTTGGCGGCGCTGCGGGGCGGTATCAAAACCGTTCTGATCCCGAAAGAAAACGAAAAGGATCTGGTCGAGATCCCGGACAATGTAAAAGAGGGGCTGACGATAATCCCTGTGGAACATGTGTCCGAGGTGTTGAAACACGCGCTGGTCAAACAGCCCGAGCCGATCGAATGGGACGAAGCGGCAGAAGAAGCCGCCGCGGCCAAGGCGGCGCTGGCCACCAAGGCAGGCGATGCCGGTGCAACCGCACATTAA
- the tgt gene encoding tRNA guanosine(34) transglycosylase Tgt: MTQFSFDLHNTDGKARTGIIHTPRGDIRTPAFMPVGTAATVKAMLPENVRATGADILLGNTYHLMLRPSAERIANLGGLHKFMNWERPILTDSGGFQVMSLSDLRKMSEQGVTFKSHIDGSLHEITPERSMEIQRLLGSDIVMCFDECTPHPAPEDVAQKSMRMSMRWAQRSRDAFGDRPGHAIFGIQQGSVFKDQREESAEALKAIGFEGYAVGGLAVGEGQETMFQVLDYAPDMLPADKPRYLMGVGKPDDLVGGVKRGIDMFDCVLPSRSGRTGQIFTRHGVLNIKNARHKDDPRPLDESCTCPACRSYSRAYLHHVFKAQEIIASMLMTWHNLHYYQELMAGMRDAIAAGTFDHFKSQFHAQRAQGDIEPL; this comes from the coding sequence ATGACACAGTTTTCCTTTGATCTGCACAACACCGACGGCAAGGCCCGCACCGGTATCATCCACACCCCGCGCGGCGACATTCGCACGCCGGCCTTTATGCCGGTTGGCACGGCGGCCACGGTCAAGGCGATGCTGCCTGAAAACGTGCGTGCCACGGGGGCGGATATTCTGCTGGGCAACACCTATCATCTGATGCTGCGCCCCAGTGCCGAACGGATTGCCAATCTGGGGGGCTTGCATAAATTCATGAACTGGGAACGTCCCATTCTGACGGATTCCGGCGGCTTTCAGGTGATGAGCCTGTCGGACCTGCGCAAGATGTCGGAACAGGGTGTGACCTTCAAGTCGCATATCGACGGCAGCCTGCATGAAATCACGCCCGAACGCAGCATGGAAATCCAGCGTCTGCTGGGCAGCGATATTGTGATGTGTTTCGATGAATGCACCCCGCATCCCGCGCCCGAAGATGTGGCGCAAAAATCCATGCGCATGTCGATGCGGTGGGCGCAACGTTCGCGCGATGCCTTTGGCGACCGGCCCGGTCATGCGATATTCGGTATCCAGCAGGGCAGCGTGTTCAAGGACCAGCGCGAGGAAAGCGCCGAGGCACTGAAAGCCATCGGGTTCGAGGGCTATGCGGTTGGCGGTCTGGCCGTGGGCGAGGGGCAGGAAACCATGTTCCAGGTGCTGGATTACGCCCCCGATATGCTGCCTGCTGACAAGCCGCGCTATCTGATGGGCGTGGGCAAACCCGACGATCTGGTGGGCGGTGTGAAGCGCGGCATTGATATGTTTGACTGCGTGTTGCCATCACGGTCGGGGCGCACCGGGCAGATATTCACCCGCCACGGGGTGCTGAACATCAAAAACGCCCGCCACAAGGACGATCCCCGCCCCTTGGACGAATCCTGCACATGCCCTGCCTGCCGCAGCTATTCGCGCGCCTATTTGCACCATGTGTTCAAGGCACAGGAAATCATCGCCTCGATGCTGATGACATGGCACAATCTGCACTATTATCAGGAACTGATGGCGGGGATGCGGGATGCGATTGCCGCAGGCACATTCGATCACTTTAAATCACAATTCCATGCGCAGCGGGCGCAAGGGGACATTGAACCACTTTAG
- a CDS encoding 4a-hydroxytetrahydrobiopterin dehydratase has protein sequence MSDDLSTKTCIACHGGMPVLSESEVADRMGQLHEGWKLAKEGRWLVRRVTVKGFNAAHHLADVAAWLGEQEGHHPDIRFGWGYCEVEFTTHVVKGLTENDFICAAKFDRILALG, from the coding sequence ATGAGCGATGATCTAAGCACCAAGACCTGTATTGCCTGCCACGGCGGCATGCCGGTGCTGTCCGAATCCGAAGTGGCCGACAGAATGGGGCAGTTGCACGAGGGCTGGAAGCTGGCCAAAGAGGGACGCTGGCTGGTGCGGCGTGTCACGGTCAAGGGGTTCAACGCGGCGCACCACCTTGCCGATGTGGCCGCGTGGCTGGGCGAACAAGAGGGGCATCACCCCGATATCCGCTTTGGCTGGGGCTATTGCGAGGTGGAGTTCACCACCCATGTGGTGAAGGGGCTGACCGAAAACGATTTCATCTGTGCCGCCAAATTCGACCGGATTCTGGCGCTTGGCTAG